The stretch of DNA ATTGCCGGACGTTCTTCGTCGAATGTGAAATCACCCTACTGAACGAAAAAAGCCGAGGTCAGGGTGTGAGCCGTCGCATTGCCGAACAGGTAGCGGCCGCCGCAGCACTGATTGCCCTGGGCGTGGAGAATGGCCATGACTGATACAACCGCAACACGCTGTGGCTATGTCGCCATCGTCGGCCGTCCGAACGTGGGCAAGTCCACGCTGCTGAACCATATCCTGGGACAGAAGCTGGCCATTACCTCGCGCAAGCCGCAGACCACTCGGCACAACATGCTCGGCATCAAGACCGAAGGCGCCATCCAGGCGATCTACGTCGACACCCCGGGCATGCACAAGAGCAACGAGAAGGCGCTGAACCGCTACATGAACAAGACCGCCTCGGCGGCCTTGAAAGACGTCGACGTGGTGATCTTCGTCGTTGACCGCACCAAGTGGACCGACGAAGACCAGCTGGTGCTGGAGCGTGTGCAGTACGTGCAGGGCCCGGTGATCCTGGCGATCAACAAGACCGACCGCATCGAGGACAAGGCCGAGCTGATGCCGCACCTGACCTGGTTGCAGGAGCAGTTGCCGAATGCCGAGATCGTCCCGGTATCGGCCCAGCAAGGCCACAACCTGGAAGCCCTGGAAGGCCTGATCGCCAAGCACCTACCGGAAAACGATCACTTCTTCCCGGAAGACCAGATCACCGACCGCAGCAGCCGTTTCCTCGCCGCCGAACTGGTGCGCGAAAAGATCATGCGCCAGCTGGGTGCCGAGCTGCCGTACCAGATCACCGTGGAAATCGAAGAGTTCAAGCAGCAGGGCAAGACCCTGCATATTCATGCCTTGATCCTCGTCGAACGCGACGGCCAGAAGAAAATCATCATTGGCGACAAGGGTGAGCGCATCAAGCGCATCGGCATGGAAGCGCGCAAGGACATGGAGCTGCTGTTCGACTCCAAGGTCATGCTCAACCTGTGGGTCAAGGTCAAAGGTGGTTGGTCCGACGACGAGCGCGCCCTGCGTTCGCTGGGCTACGGCGACCTGTAATCCTGCCCCGTCGCCGGCGCCTCGTTCCTGCAACGTGCAGGGCGAGCCGCTGGCGATAAAGGTTCAACGAACCTTCCCGTGGACCTGTCACTTTCTCAAGCCTTGAGATCCCCCCGACACCTATGTCCAGTAACGCTCCCATCGGCCAGCCCGCTTATGTCCTGCACAGTCGCGCCTATCGCGAGAGCAGTGCATTGGTGGACTTCCTCACGCCCCAGGGGCGGCTGCGCGCGGTGTTGCGCGGCGCGCGGGGCAAGGCCGGGACCCTGGCGCGGCCGTTCGTGCCGCTGGAAGTCGAATTTCGTGGGCGCGGCGAGCTGAAAAACGTCGGGCGCATGGAAAGCGCGGGAACCTCCACCTGGCTCAACGGCGAAGCGCTGTTCAGCGGCCTCTACCTCAATGAGTTGCTGATCCGCCTGCTGCCCGCCGAAGACCCGCATCCGGCGATCTTCGAGCACTATGCGGCAACCTTGCTGGCTTTGGCCGAGGGCAGGGCCCTTGAGCCCTTGCTGCGCGCGTTCGAATGGCGCCTGCTGGACGACCTGGGCTACGGCTTCGCCCTGGACATGGATATCCACGGCGCGCCGATTGAGGCGCAGGGCATGTACCGCCTGCAGGTGGATGCTGGTCTGGAGCAGGTTCACCTGTTGCAACCAGGCCTGTTCAACGGCACCGAGCTGCTGGCCATGGCGCAAGCCGACTGGAGCGCCCCCGGCGCGCTGGCGGCGGCCAAGCGCCTGATGCGCCAGGCCCTGGCGGTGCACCTGGGCGGTCGGCCCTTGGTCAGTCGCGAATTGTTTCGCAAGCCCTAGTCGTCCCATTGCGCCAATACGCTCGAATCCTGCCTGGCTTGCTCGTGCGACCGAAAGCCGGCAGTTATTTTCGCCAGCGGACACTATATGCTGTGCACCGAATCTCTAACTCCTCAGGAGCGCTTCCGTGACCACCAGCAATCGCATTCTTCTTGGCGTGAACATCGACCACGTAGCCACCCTGCGTCAGGCTCGGGGCACCCGTTACCCTGACCCGGTCAAGGCGGCGCTGGACGCGGAAGAGGCGGGGGCCGACGGCATCACCGTGCACCTGCGCGAGGACCGCCGGCATATCCAGGAGCGCGACGTGCTGCTGCTCAAGGACGTGCTGCAAACCCGCATGAACTTCGAGATGGGCGTCACCGAGGAAATGATGGCGTTCGCCGAGCGCATCCGTCCGGCGCACATCTGCCTGGTTCCGGAAACCCGCCAGGAGCTGACCACCGAGGGCGGCCTGGATGTCGCCGGGCAGGAAGCGCGGATCAAGGCGGCGGTAGAGCGGCTGTCGAAGATCGGCGCCGAAGTGTCACTGTTCATCGACGCCGATGAGCGGCAGATCGCCGCCTCTCGCCG from Pseudomonas chlororaphis subsp. chlororaphis encodes:
- the era gene encoding GTPase Era, producing the protein MTDTTATRCGYVAIVGRPNVGKSTLLNHILGQKLAITSRKPQTTRHNMLGIKTEGAIQAIYVDTPGMHKSNEKALNRYMNKTASAALKDVDVVIFVVDRTKWTDEDQLVLERVQYVQGPVILAINKTDRIEDKAELMPHLTWLQEQLPNAEIVPVSAQQGHNLEALEGLIAKHLPENDHFFPEDQITDRSSRFLAAELVREKIMRQLGAELPYQITVEIEEFKQQGKTLHIHALILVERDGQKKIIIGDKGERIKRIGMEARKDMELLFDSKVMLNLWVKVKGGWSDDERALRSLGYGDL
- the pdxJ gene encoding pyridoxine 5'-phosphate synthase, translated to MTTSNRILLGVNIDHVATLRQARGTRYPDPVKAALDAEEAGADGITVHLREDRRHIQERDVLLLKDVLQTRMNFEMGVTEEMMAFAERIRPAHICLVPETRQELTTEGGLDVAGQEARIKAAVERLSKIGAEVSLFIDADERQIAASRRVGAPAIELHTGRYADAETPSEVAEELRRVADGVAFGLGQGLIVNAGHGLHYHNVEAVAAIKGINELNIGHALVAHALFVGFKGAVAEMKALILAAAKA
- the recO gene encoding DNA repair protein RecO — protein: MSSNAPIGQPAYVLHSRAYRESSALVDFLTPQGRLRAVLRGARGKAGTLARPFVPLEVEFRGRGELKNVGRMESAGTSTWLNGEALFSGLYLNELLIRLLPAEDPHPAIFEHYAATLLALAEGRALEPLLRAFEWRLLDDLGYGFALDMDIHGAPIEAQGMYRLQVDAGLEQVHLLQPGLFNGTELLAMAQADWSAPGALAAAKRLMRQALAVHLGGRPLVSRELFRKP